The genomic DNA ACCTATACATCAGAAGAAAACTACGCAATAATTACAATTAATAACGGAAAGGCAAATGCAATTTCGCATGAAGTTGTAGCGGGTTTAAATGCAAGTTTAGATAAGGCCGAACAAGAAAATAAAGTAGTTGTTTTAACAGGTAAAGCGGGCATTTTTTCTGGAGGATTTGATTTAAAAGTAATGACAAAATCTCCCGAGGCTGCAAAAGAGTTGGTAACAAAAGGGTCTAAACTATCCTTAAGAATGTTATCTTTTCCGCAACCAATTATAGTAGCTTGTTCTGGTCATGCAATTGCAAAAGGGGCATTTTTATTGCTTTCTGCAGATTATAGAATTGGTGTAGAAGGCGATTTTAAAATCGGTTTAAATGAAGTGATTATTGGCATGACAATGCACCATGCAGGAATTGCTATTGCAAAAGCACGTTTGTCTGAAGTATATTTGAATAGAAGTGTAAACAATGCAGAGATTTACAGTTCTAAACAAGCAATTACTGCTGGTTTTCTAGATATTATTGTGCCGGAAGATCATTTGTTGCCAACTGCAATTAAGGTTGCAGAAATGTCTTCTAAATTGAATAAAAAAGCACATGCAGAAACAAAGCTAAGAGTTCGTAAACAGCATTTACAAGATTTAGAAAATGCCATTGAATTAGATTTAAAAGGAGTTATTTCTATCAATTCGTAAGGTTATTTCTATTATTTAAATAGTTATGATAAAAAAACAGACCTCACAGATTTTAAAACCTGTGAGGTCTGTTTTGGTTTAAGTTCAGGTTGCTATTCTGAATGAAAAATGGAGAATAATTTTATAATTAAGCCTTTTATGAAGTTTTTAAATCACTCAAAAAACTCATTACGAAAATAATATTTAGAGATTAAATAAAAATTAGAAATGATAGAAAGTTAGCAAACAATTCTAGCCCTGATTGTAGTGACATCCTTTTTTATTTTTCATAAAAAAGATACAACGAAAAGCAGGAAATAGCTTCTAAAACTAATACTTCTTAAAAACTTTAATTCCGGCTTTAATTTCTACGTCTAAATGATTTTTTCTTGGTGTTAACGGGCAAGAAAATTTGTCGTTATAAGCACAATACGGATTGTAGGTGTTGTTGAAATTTAATTCTATGGTGTTTTCTTTGCTAATATCTGTTAACATAACGTCCATATAACGCCCGCCACCATAAGATTCGTTGGCAGAAGTGTTGTCTGTAAAGGGCAGGAATAGGTAATCTTTGTATTCTTCTTCAATTAAATCATCTTGACTTTGATAAATTGTAAGTTCACGATTTTCTCCTTTTAGGGTAAAGCTTAATTTTCCGTACTCTTTGTACAAGGGTTTCCTATCTGTGGTGGTTGCCATTTTAAAAGTCGGTGCATTTTCTGTTCTAACTAATTTTGCAGTAACGATAAAAGTGGAATCTATAGGAAAGAAATCTAAGCCTTTAAAGTTTTTTAAATCTTTCTTTTCTAAGGGTGATTTTGTAGCGTCTTTATAACTTGCATTTAGTTTTTGTTGGTATGTAGTTTTTCCTATTAAAGCTCTTTTTCCTTGTGAATTGCAAGAAATAAGTATTAATAAAGATAAGAGTAGTATCAGTTTTTTCATATGAAAAGGTTGAGTTTTTAAAATTCAAAAATACAACATTCAATTATTTTAATAAGGTATTCTAATTTTAAAAATAGGGTGAGCTAGTTTCGGTTTTTAACAAAAAAAGCATCAAGAATTAACTTGATGCTTTTTTATATTTTATAAAAAATGGTTTTATAATTTCATTCTCCAACCATAAGGGTCTTCAGATTTATTTGTCTGAATATCTGTAATTGTTTTCTTTAATAAGGCAGCAAAAGGCTTTTCTAATTCTGGTAAATCGTAATCTTTTTCTTGATAACCAAAACCAGAGATAGGAGAAATTACAGCAGCAGTACCTGTACCAAACATTTCTTTTAAACTACCAGATTGTGCAGCAGCAATAACTTCTGAAACAGAAATTTTTCTTACTTCTACATTAATTTTTAAATCTTCTGCAATCTTAATGATACTTTTACGCGTAATTCCATCTAAAATTCTATCGTTAGTTGGGCTCGTAATTAAGGTATCATTAATTCTGATAAAAATATTCATGGCTCCAGCTTCTTCAATATACTCATGTGTATTGTCATCTGTCCAGATTACTTGATTGTATCCTTTTTCAATAGCTAACTGTGTTGGGTAAAACTGAGCAGCATAATTACCACCAGCTTTTGCAAAACCAACTCCGCCATTTGCAGCACGTGCATATTTTTCTTCAATTAAAACCTTTACTTTACCCGCAAAATAAGCTCCAGAAGGTGCAGTACAAATCATAAATTTATACTCATTTGCAGGAGATGCGTGAAAGCCGTTTCCAGAAGCAAACATAAATGGTCTTATATATAAAGAGCTTCCGTCATTTGTAGGAATCCAAGCGTCATCAACTTTTAATAATTCCTTTAAACCATTCATGAAAATATCTTCAGGAATTTGAGGAATAACCAAACGTTCTGCAGATTTATTTAAACGTTTGCAATTGTCTAAAGGTCTAAACAATAAAGTATTTCTATCTGCATCTTTGTATGCTTTCATTCCTTCGAAAATTGATTGTCCGTAATGAAAAATCTTTGCAGAAGGATCTAAAGAGATAGGAGCAAAAGGCTCAATAATTGGGTCTTGCCATTTTCCGTCTTTATAAGTACATGTAAGCATGTGATCAGAAAAAACACTACCAAAAGGTAGGTTATTAAAGTCTACCGTATCTATTTTAGATTTCTCTATATGTTTGATTTCTATGTTAGAATTCATATTTTTTTTTGATTAATTTTCGTTACAAATGTACATAATTTATTCATTTGATGGAATATAAAAACCACCGTTTTGATGTTAAATTCCTTACATTTGTAAACAAGTTATTAAAAATATAAGATATGAAATTAGCAATTAAATTTTGTGCAATAGCACTATTATTTTTTACAGCATGTAAAGAAGGGAAAAAAGAAAGTACAGAAGTAGCAACTCCTGCGCAAGAATTAGCATATGCTTCTTATGGTGATAAAATATCTGAAGATAAGGCAATGACTTCTGAAGAGATGTTAGCTAAATTTGAAAATATGAATGTAGGTGATACTATTAATGTAAAATTTGCATCAGAAATTAAAGAAGTTTGTACTAAAAAAGGATGTTGGATGAAATTGCCTCTAGCAGAAGAAGCAGAAACAATGGTTCGCTTTAAAGATTATGGTTTTTTTATGCCTTTAGATTCGCAAGGACAAGAAGTAATTGTAGAGGGAAAAGCATTTGTACAAATGACTTCTGTAGAAGAGTTACAACATTATGCAGAAGACGCAGGGAAAAGTAAAGAAGAAATAGCCGAAATTACTTCACCTAAAAAAGAATTTGCTTTTGAAGCAAATGGCGTTTTATTAAAAGTGGAATAAGATTATTGTTACTTAGAGCTTTACCAATATTAAAATGGATGTTAATTTAAGTAGCAAATGAAGTTTCGAAATGAACTAGTAAATTAGTTATTGGTGACCTAAAATTTATAAATGGAAAAAGACGCTGCGAGTTTGAAAAGAGAAATTTTAATTACATCAGACGGTTCTACAACCATTCATTTACCCGATTGGAACGAGCAATACCACTCAAAACATGGTGCGATTCAAGAAGCGTATCATGTTTTTTTACGTGCTGGTTTTGATCAGATTATAGAAAAAAATAAAAATATTTCTATTTTTGAAATTGGTTTTGGTACAGGTTTAAATGCGTTTATCACTTTTTTAGAAGCAGAAAAAAATGCCATTAAAATTAATTATGTTGGTGTAGAAGCGTATCCTATTTCTTCGGAAGAAGTTTTAAAATTGAATTATGTAGAGGAATTAAAAGCCACAAACGAGCAAGTTATTTTCGATGAAATGCATGCGATTTCTTGGGAAGAAAAACAGGCTATCTCAGAGCGGTTTCAACTCACGAAAAGAAAACAATTTTTTCAAAATATTTCAGACAAAAATGCTTTTGACTTAATTTATTTTGATGCGTTTGGAGCCCAAAATCAACCAGAATTATGGACCGAAGACATTTTCTTAAGAATGTATAATGCCATAAAAGAAAACGGAATTTTAGTAACCTATTCGGCAAAAGGGAGTGTTAGAAGAGCAATGCAAACGGTAGGTTTTTCTGTAGAACGAATTCCTGGGCCTCCAGGGAAAAGAGAAATGTTAAGAGCAACTAAAATAAGTAATTAGCAAACAATTCTTGTTAAATAGTATTAGAAAACAATAAAGAAATAAAGATGGAATTCAAAAGAAAATTCGGTAAAAAGAAGCAAACTAAACCTACAAAAGGCATTTTTTTAATACTATTGTTAGTTATTGCTGTTGTACTTTGGTTTAAAATGGAGCCTATTATGAACTCTTTATTTTCAAAATAATTTTCGAAGCAATTTCCAGCTTTCCGTTGTATCTTTTTTTGAGAAAAACAAAAAAAGGATGCCACTTCAATCTGGGCTAAAATAGTTTGTTGGCTTTTAGAAAACCTATTTTTTAAAAGTTCTTCCTTTCCAACTGTATTCAGAAAAAAGGGATTTAAAAACAATAAAAACGCTAAAAAAAGGATATAAAATACTACTAAAAATATACCATTTTAAAAATGATTTTTTGTGATTATAAAAAAACATCGTTGGTATAAATAAAAATAAATCGATTGCTGTTTTTAGTAATAAAGGCAAAAGAATTACCAAGATGTTGTTTGATAAAAACACACTAAGAATTACACTAATATTTATTAGAAAAACCAACAGACCAATTAATTTTACTTTAGTAGATTTAAATTTACTTGTTTTAGAAGCCCAACGAACTCTTTGGTGTATTAAGTTTTTAATTGTCTTTACAGGAAAAGTAGAAACAATTGCATCTTTAGATTTTAAAAACTGAACTCCTTTTTTATCATGTTCAATAAATTTTTCAAAGAGAAAAATATCATCTCCACTTGCAATGTTGTTATTTCCAACAAATCCGTTTAGTTTTAAGAACGTTTCTTTTTTGTAAGCTAAATTTGCACCATTGCATAAAAAAGGAGAATTGATGCCAAAACTACCAATGGTAGTTCCTTGTAAACTCATAAAATCTAATAACTGAAATTGTTCTAAAGAAGTATTATTTACAATATAGTTTACAGGAGCAACAACCATTTTTGGGCTATTTTTTTGAATGAAAGCATCTAAAGTTGAAAGCCATTTTTGTGGTAAAATACAATCTGCGTCTGTAGTAACAATCCAGTTGTTTTTAGCAATAGCAACTGCTGTTGAAATGGCATCTTTTTTTGGCGAGTTTGATGTTCTATTATTACTAATTATACAGATGTCAGTTTGAGTGATTTCGCTATTTTTCGAAATTGTGTCGAGTACTTGTTTCCGTTCTAAGATTTCTCTTCGTTTCTCGTTAGAAATAACAGACTTAAATTTTTTTATGAGTTCAGTAGAACCATCCGAAGAAGCATCATCTACAAAAATAAATGTTACCAATTCTTTAGGATATTCTAAAGCTAGAATAGAATTTAACAAACCAAGTAGGTTTTTTACTTCATTCCTAAACGGAATAATTACAGAAAAACTCGTTTTCGGAATCTTGCTTTCAGGTTTAAATTCATCCATCTTTAGAAACCCAATTGCTAAAGAAATAATTAGAATTGTGTAAGATGAAAATAGAAAAATAAGAATCCAAATCATGTGGTCTGTTTGGGGTTAAAAGTAAGTACAAAATAGCTGCCAATACTTGCAGGAATTACAAAATTTAAAATCCACATAAGTGTTGTAATGCTTAGAATAGTAAATGTATCAACCTTTAAAAAACCGAAAATAAAAAGAGCAACCGTTCCTTTTAAAACAGCATCAAACAAAGATAACATGGGTATGAAAGAACTAATGAGATACAAACTACTAATTGCTGTAACTGCATCGATGTAAGAAATGTTTACATTAAAAATTAGCAATAAAAAATAAAATTGATGGGAGAAAACCAAGTATTTTAAAAAGGATAAATAGGCAATTTTAAAATGTTGTTTCCTGTTCAGTTTTACGGCATAACTTTTAAACAAGTTCTTTTTGGTGAGTAAAGTTTTCCAAAGAAAAAAGAATACTAAAAGAGCTACAAAACCAATAAAAATCCAATTATAAATTTTATTGAAGTTCAAGTCAACATTTTGTTTATTTACAAAATAAAGCAAGCTTAAAACACCAAGAAAGACTGTCGCTAAAAGTTGATACAGATTTCCAATTAAATTTAAACTCAGAATTTGTTTTCGAAAAGGTTTTTCAAAATAGAGCGCTTTTGCACCATATTCGCCAATTCTATTAGGTGTAATTAAAGAAGTTGTTAAAGAAGCCAAACTTTGTATTGCCGCAGATTTTTTACTTATTTTAATGCAGAACGATGCTAGTGTTTCCCATTTTAGAATTTCTAAAAACCAATTTAAAATACTTAAAGCGAGTAAAAAAAACAGATTTTTGATTGAAAAAACATTGTTTTCGATCAGTTTTTGATAAAATGAAGCAAAATTTAATTGACTATTAGTGGTGAGTTTTAGCCATATAAAATATCCGCAACCAAATACAATACTTAGTTTTATGAGCAACCAAAAGAATTGTTTAGATTTGTGTGTTAGCGAATAATTCATTGTTTGCAAAGTAACAAATAATCGTGATTAAGTTAGATGAGAAAAACAAAAACAATCTAAGGTTGTGAAGACAGAAAAAATTATTTTAGGAATTGATCCTGGAACCACAATTATGGGTTTCGGGCTCATAAAAGTGATTGGTAAAAAAATGGAATTCATTCAAATGAATGAATTAATGCTGAAGAAATACGACGATCATTATTTAAAGTTAAAACTAATTTTCGAGAGAACGATCGAGTTGATAGACACCTATAATCCTGACGAAATTGCAATTGAAGCTCCGTTTTTTGGTAAAAATGTACAATCGATGTTAAAGTTAGGTAGGGCACAAGGCGTTGCCATGGCGGCTGGTTTGTCTCGTGAAATACCCATTACAGAATACTTACCAAAGAAAATAAAAATGGCAGTTACAGGAAGCGGAAGTGCAAGTAAAGAGCAAGTTGCTTTGATGTTAAAATCGCTATTAAACTTAAAAACATTGCCTAAAAACTTAGATGCAACAGATGGTTTAGCTGCAGCAGTTTGTCACTTTTATAATTCAGGGAAAGTTGTAGGTGGAAAAAATTATAAAGGTTGGGCGAGTTTTGTGAAACAGAATGAAAAGCGAGTTAAAAAATAATGTCTGGAATATACATTCACATACCATTTTGTAAGCAAGCATGTTTTTATTGCGATTTTCATTTTTCTACTTCATTGAAGAAAAAAGGCGACATGATTTCATCTTTAATTAAAGAAATTGAAATCAGAAAAAACGAATTAGGAAATACAATTATAGAAACTATTTATTTTGGTGGAGGAACACCTTCTGTTTTAAATACTGAAGAAATTCAGGAATTAATAAATGCGGTTTATGCAAATTTTAAAGTTGCAGAAAACCCGGAAATAACCTTAGAAGCAAATCCTGATGATTTATCTGAAGAAAAAATAATAGCACTTTCTAAATCACCAATTAATAGATTAAGTATAGGTGTTCAATCTTTTTTCGAAAAAGATTTAAAGCTAATGAACCGAGCTCATAATTCTGAAGAAGCAAAAAAATCTTTGTCTTTGGCAACGAAGTATTTTAAAAATATTTCTGTAGATTTAATTTATGGAGTTCCTGATTGTACCAATGCAGCATGGCGAGAAAATATACAAACAGCATTAAGTTTTGGCATTCCGCATATTTCTAGCTATGCATTAACGGTAGAGCCAAAAACGGCTTTAGAAACCTTAATAGCGAAAGGGAAAATTAAAAATGTAGATGAAGAAAAGGCACAAGAACAATTCTATATTTTAATTGAAGAATTAGACAAGGCTGGTTTTATACATTATGAACTGTCTAACTTCGGGAAAGAAAATTTCTTTAGCAAAAATAATTCGTCATACTGGTTAGGCAAATCTTATTTAGGAATTGGACCTTCTGCGCATTCTTTCGATGGAAAACAGCGTAGTTGGAATGTGAGAAACAATCCTAAATATATAAAATCGATTAAAGAGAACAAATTGCCTATAGAAAGAGAAATACTTTCTATAACCGACAGATATAATGAATATGTTATGACGGGTTTGCGAACAATTTGGGGAGTTTCATTAGAGAAGATTAAACAAGGTTTTGGTGAAAAATTTATAGTTTATTTAGAAAATCAATCTAAAAAATACATTGAACAAGAATTATTGTTTGTTGAAAATAACATTTTAAAAACTACTAAAAAAGGAAAGTTTTTAGCAGATGGAATTGCATCAGATTTATTTATGTTGAATTAGGTTTAACTCCTTTTTTCTTTCAAATTATTTGAATATAGTTTACTTAAAAACTTATATTTGGATTTATTATTCATAAAACACAGTAACAATTTTAACGCACATGAAAGCAATTATAGAATACAATTCTAGAAAAATAGAAGTAAATATATCCAATCCCATAGATATTTCAATTCCTATAGATGTATCAAAAACAAATGTAAATGCTTGGTATTTAGAAGAGCCAAAAATTTTTCCTGTAGATTTTGATGGCGAAAAAGCAAAGGTTTCAGAAGGTGCTGTGGTAAATTTTAATAACATTCATTTTAATCCTCATTCTCATATTACACATACAGAATGTGTTGGGCATATTACAAAAGAAGTTCATTCTGTAAATCAAAATTTAAAATTTTATATTTTTCTTGCAGAAGTAGTTACAGTTGCACCAGAAAGTAGAGGTGAAGATTTTGTAATTTCAGAAAAACAATTAAAAACAGCTTTAAAGAATAAGAAAAGAGATGCAATTGTAATTAGAACATTGCCAAATTTAAAGGACAAAAAATCGATGCAATACTCGAATACAAATCCGCCTTATTTATTAGAAGAAGCTGCAATTTATTTACGAGAGAAAGGTATAAAACATTTATTGATAGATTTGCCTTCTATAGACAAAGAAAAGGATAATGGTAAGCTATTAGCACACAATGCTTTTTGGAATACTGCAGGAGAAATAAGAATGAATGCTACTATTACAGAATTTATTTATGTGCCAAATGACATAGAAGATGGTGAGTATTTATTAAATTTAATGATTGCGCCTTTCGAAAATGATGCAACGCCAAGTAAACCGGTTTTGTATAAAATTATAAAGTAAATTTTTATAAATTAAGACTCTTTCTTGTTTAAAACTGAAAAGGGTTCATAAACAACTTAAAACCACTTTTTGCGTTTAAAATACCAAACAGAAATAACGGTAACCAATACCATAATTCCTAATAAAATGAAATAACCATATTTTAATTTTAATTCAGGAATATATTCAAAATTCATTCCGTAGATTCCAGCTAAAAAAGTTAACGGAATAAAAATAACAGATAAAATAGTTAAGGTTTTCATTACTTCATTTAAACGATGCCCTTGAATACTGAAAATTAAATTTATTTTGCTTTCTAACTCTTGTAATTCAAAATCGATGTTAGAAATTAAGTTATTAGTTTGCTCTTTTAGTTCACTAAAATATTTTACATCAAAACCGGTAATTTCAATTTTTTCTAGCTTAACAATAGTGTCTTTTAAAGACATCGTTGCTTTCTTAAAATTGAACAACTCTTGCTTTCTTTTTTCTACTAAAGAAGTGAATTCTGGTGTTGGTTTTATATGCGTAGAATTTAGTTTATGAGCACTTAATTCTGCATTTTCTTCATAAGTATCTTGATAATTATCAATAATAGATTCTAATAATAAAAACAGTAAATAATCTGCTCTTTTCTTTCTTACAATGCCTTTATTTCCTTCTAAGCGTTCACGAATCCAATTAAAATAGTCTCCTTTCTTTTCTTGAATAGACCACAAGAAATCCGCAGAAACAATAAAAACCATCTGCTCAGAATCTAATTTCTGACTTTCAGTAATTAAAACACGTGTTGTAATAAATAATAGATTGTCTAGTAAAATTACCTTGTTCGGGTGTTCTTCATCACCTAATAGTTTTATTAAAAAATCGTCTAGCTTATTTTGATAAATTATTTTTTTATATTCATCTTGATATCTAATTCCATAAGTATTTAGCCACTCTATAGTATCTGTGCCTTGAGATAGATTTATTTGAGAAATTGCAGAAAAATCAGTTTTCTCATAAGTTTTGGCAGAATAAGTAATGATAGACGTGTTATCTAGAAATTCATTTTCCATCGTAAAAAATAATTGTAAATTTGATAGTTAAAGATACTTATTAAAATAATAAAAAAGGTGCTTTTAAATTGAAGACTTTATGAATATTGAACAGTTAAGAGATTTTTGTAT from Polaribacter sp. ALD11 includes the following:
- the hemW gene encoding radical SAM family heme chaperone HemW, which produces MSGIYIHIPFCKQACFYCDFHFSTSLKKKGDMISSLIKEIEIRKNELGNTIIETIYFGGGTPSVLNTEEIQELINAVYANFKVAENPEITLEANPDDLSEEKIIALSKSPINRLSIGVQSFFEKDLKLMNRAHNSEEAKKSLSLATKYFKNISVDLIYGVPDCTNAAWRENIQTALSFGIPHISSYALTVEPKTALETLIAKGKIKNVDEEKAQEQFYILIEELDKAGFIHYELSNFGKENFFSKNNSSYWLGKSYLGIGPSAHSFDGKQRSWNVRNNPKYIKSIKENKLPIEREILSITDRYNEYVMTGLRTIWGVSLEKIKQGFGEKFIVYLENQSKKYIEQELLFVENNILKTTKKGKFLADGIASDLFMLN
- the ruvC gene encoding crossover junction endodeoxyribonuclease RuvC yields the protein MKTEKIILGIDPGTTIMGFGLIKVIGKKMEFIQMNELMLKKYDDHYLKLKLIFERTIELIDTYNPDEIAIEAPFFGKNVQSMLKLGRAQGVAMAAGLSREIPITEYLPKKIKMAVTGSGSASKEQVALMLKSLLNLKTLPKNLDATDGLAAAVCHFYNSGKVVGGKNYKGWASFVKQNEKRVKK
- a CDS encoding crotonase/enoyl-CoA hydratase family protein, whose amino-acid sequence is MNKMNEFVTYTSEENYAIITINNGKANAISHEVVAGLNASLDKAEQENKVVVLTGKAGIFSGGFDLKVMTKSPEAAKELVTKGSKLSLRMLSFPQPIIVACSGHAIAKGAFLLLSADYRIGVEGDFKIGLNEVIIGMTMHHAGIAIAKARLSEVYLNRSVNNAEIYSSKQAITAGFLDIIVPEDHLLPTAIKVAEMSSKLNKKAHAETKLRVRKQHLQDLENAIELDLKGVISINS
- the mnmD gene encoding tRNA (5-methylaminomethyl-2-thiouridine)(34)-methyltransferase MnmD; translation: MKREILITSDGSTTIHLPDWNEQYHSKHGAIQEAYHVFLRAGFDQIIEKNKNISIFEIGFGTGLNAFITFLEAEKNAIKINYVGVEAYPISSEEVLKLNYVEELKATNEQVIFDEMHAISWEEKQAISERFQLTKRKQFFQNISDKNAFDLIYFDAFGAQNQPELWTEDIFLRMYNAIKENGILVTYSAKGSVRRAMQTVGFSVERIPGPPGKREMLRATKISN
- a CDS encoding DUF4920 domain-containing protein, whose amino-acid sequence is MKLAIKFCAIALLFFTACKEGKKESTEVATPAQELAYASYGDKISEDKAMTSEEMLAKFENMNVGDTINVKFASEIKEVCTKKGCWMKLPLAEEAETMVRFKDYGFFMPLDSQGQEVIVEGKAFVQMTSVEELQHYAEDAGKSKEEIAEITSPKKEFAFEANGVLLKVE
- a CDS encoding glycosyltransferase, encoding MIWILIFLFSSYTILIISLAIGFLKMDEFKPESKIPKTSFSVIIPFRNEVKNLLGLLNSILALEYPKELVTFIFVDDASSDGSTELIKKFKSVISNEKRREILERKQVLDTISKNSEITQTDICIISNNRTSNSPKKDAISTAVAIAKNNWIVTTDADCILPQKWLSTLDAFIQKNSPKMVVAPVNYIVNNTSLEQFQLLDFMSLQGTTIGSFGINSPFLCNGANLAYKKETFLKLNGFVGNNNIASGDDIFLFEKFIEHDKKGVQFLKSKDAIVSTFPVKTIKNLIHQRVRWASKTSKFKSTKVKLIGLLVFLINISVILSVFLSNNILVILLPLLLKTAIDLFLFIPTMFFYNHKKSFLKWYIFSSILYPFFSVFIVFKSLFSEYSWKGRTFKK
- a CDS encoding cyclase family protein; the protein is MKAIIEYNSRKIEVNISNPIDISIPIDVSKTNVNAWYLEEPKIFPVDFDGEKAKVSEGAVVNFNNIHFNPHSHITHTECVGHITKEVHSVNQNLKFYIFLAEVVTVAPESRGEDFVISEKQLKTALKNKKRDAIVIRTLPNLKDKKSMQYSNTNPPYLLEEAAIYLREKGIKHLLIDLPSIDKEKDNGKLLAHNAFWNTAGEIRMNATITEFIYVPNDIEDGEYLLNLMIAPFENDATPSKPVLYKIIK
- a CDS encoding DUF1684 domain-containing protein — its product is MKKLILLLSLLILISCNSQGKRALIGKTTYQQKLNASYKDATKSPLEKKDLKNFKGLDFFPIDSTFIVTAKLVRTENAPTFKMATTTDRKPLYKEYGKLSFTLKGENRELTIYQSQDDLIEEEYKDYLFLPFTDNTSANESYGGGRYMDVMLTDISKENTIELNFNNTYNPYCAYNDKFSCPLTPRKNHLDVEIKAGIKVFKKY
- a CDS encoding CorA family divalent cation transporter translates to MENEFLDNTSIITYSAKTYEKTDFSAISQINLSQGTDTIEWLNTYGIRYQDEYKKIIYQNKLDDFLIKLLGDEEHPNKVILLDNLLFITTRVLITESQKLDSEQMVFIVSADFLWSIQEKKGDYFNWIRERLEGNKGIVRKKRADYLLFLLLESIIDNYQDTYEENAELSAHKLNSTHIKPTPEFTSLVEKRKQELFNFKKATMSLKDTIVKLEKIEITGFDVKYFSELKEQTNNLISNIDFELQELESKINLIFSIQGHRLNEVMKTLTILSVIFIPLTFLAGIYGMNFEYIPELKLKYGYFILLGIMVLVTVISVWYFKRKKWF
- a CDS encoding branched-chain amino acid aminotransferase, with amino-acid sequence MNSNIEIKHIEKSKIDTVDFNNLPFGSVFSDHMLTCTYKDGKWQDPIIEPFAPISLDPSAKIFHYGQSIFEGMKAYKDADRNTLLFRPLDNCKRLNKSAERLVIPQIPEDIFMNGLKELLKVDDAWIPTNDGSSLYIRPFMFASGNGFHASPANEYKFMICTAPSGAYFAGKVKVLIEEKYARAANGGVGFAKAGGNYAAQFYPTQLAIEKGYNQVIWTDDNTHEYIEEAGAMNIFIRINDTLITSPTNDRILDGITRKSIIKIAEDLKINVEVRKISVSEVIAAAQSGSLKEMFGTGTAAVISPISGFGYQEKDYDLPELEKPFAALLKKTITDIQTNKSEDPYGWRMKL